In Daucus carota subsp. sativus chromosome 4, DH1 v3.0, whole genome shotgun sequence, one DNA window encodes the following:
- the LOC108218728 gene encoding uncharacterized protein LOC108218728 produces MSVIDQEPTQPESDGTNVNAIDEGSDRSVVSTDNEYADVDEASQRKGESSETNAVLPEEMCRSVVKLTCESSVEGGECVVYLVGTAHVSMESCQEVEAVIKFLKPQVVFLELCASRVAILTPQNLKVPTVGDMIDQWKKNKNNAFGILYSWFLAKVASKLEVFPGAEFRVAYEEAMKYGGKVILGDRPVNITLGRTWGKMPLWHRLKLLYSLVFQAFLLPSAEDLAQMLKDMDDVDMLTLVIQELSKEFPTVMETLVHERDKYMSSRLLRVASEQSSVVAVVGKGHLQGIKKHWKQPVELNDLLAMPSKKGAITAGKILQTIGVTVAGVAIISGLYLSSKK; encoded by the exons ATGTCGGTGATCGATCAGGAACCAACTCAGCCAGAATCCGACGGAACTAACGTGAACGCAATCGACGAAGGATCGGATCGCAGCGTAGTGTCGACGGACAATGAGTACGCCGACGTCGACGAGGCGAGTCAGCGGAAGGGCGAGAGTTCGGAGACGAACGCAGTGTTGCCAGAGGAGATGTGCAGGAGTGTGGTGAAACTCACATGTGAGAGCTCAGTTGAAGGCGGTGAATGCGTCGTTTATCTCGTTGGAACTGCTCATGTTTCTATG GAATCCTGCCAAGAAGTTGAAGCtgttatcaaatttttaaaaccACAG GTTGTCTTTTTGGAGTTATGTGCAAGCCGGGTAGCCATACTCACGCCTCAGAATCTAAAG GTACCTACTGTTGGAGACATGATAGACCAGTGGaagaaaaacaagaataatGCCTTTGGGATACTCTACAGCTGGTTTCTTGCTAAG GTTGCCAGTAAGCTTGAGGTTTTTCCTGGTGCTGAATTTCGTGTGGCATATGAAGAAGCAATGAAATATGGAGGCAAGGTGATACTTGGTGATCGCCCAGTAAAT ATAACTCTTGGGCGCACTTGGGGAAAGATGCCGCTTTGGCATAGGTTAAAGTTACTCTATTCTTTAGTATTTCAAGCATTTCTTTTACCAAGTGCAGAGGATCTGGCTCAAATG CTGAAGGACATGGATGATGTGGACATGCTGACACTTGTGATCCAAGAGTTGAGCAAAGAGTTTCCCACTGTAATGGAAACTCTGGTTCATGAAAGAGACAA GTACATGTCATCCAGGTTACTAAGAGTTGCTAGTGAGCAAAGTTCGGTTGTTGCAGTTGTTGGAAAGGGGCATCTTCAAGGAATAAAGAAACattggaaacaacctgttgaG TTGAATGATCTTTTAGCTATGCCTTCGAAAAAAGGAGCTATAACTGCAGgcaagattctccaaactatTGGTGTTACAGTTGCTGGAGTGGCCATTATATCTGGTCTTTATCTTTCAAGCAAAAAGTAA